The segment GCCCTCGGTGAGACGCTCGGCGTGGGCAAGTCCGCCGTCACCTACACGGACTTCGCCAAGGCTGATTTGATCATCATCATGGGCCAGAACCCGGGGACCTGCCATCCCCGGATGCTCACCGCGCTGGAAGAGGCAAAGCTCGCCGGTGCCAGCATTGTCGCGGTGAACCCGCTCCCCGAAGCAGGACTCATCAACTTCAAGAACCCGCAACGGCCCCGTGGGCTCGTGGGCAAAGGAACGGACTTGGCAGACCAGTTCCTGCAGATCCGCCTCGCAGGCGACATGGCGTTGCTTCAAGCCGTCTCCAAGCGGGTCCTGGAAGCGGAGAAGGCAGCACCGGGGGCGGTACTGGACCATGCGTTCATCGAGGAGCACTGCCAAGGCCTCGAAGAGTTCCAAGCCCATATCGAAAACCTGGATGAGCAGGACGTCCGCGCCGCAACGGGCTTGAGGGCGGAGGAAATCGATGAGCTCACCTCCCGCTATCTGCGTGCAGAGAAGGTCATCATCACCTGGGCCATGGGCCTGACCCAGCACAAGAAGGCCGTGGCGACCATCAAGGAGATCGTCAATCTGCTCCTGCTCCGCGGCAACATCGGCAAACCCGGCGCGGGCCCGTCGCCGATCCGTGGACACAGCAACGTCCAAGGGGACCGCACCATGGGCATTTGGGAGAAGATGCCGGAACCGTTCCTCAACGCCCTGCAGCAGGAATTCGGCTTCGACCCGCCGCGGCACCCGGGCCTCGATTCCGTGGACAGCATCCGTGGCATGCGGGACGGCCGGATCAAGGTGCTCGTAGCACTTGGTGGAAACCTCGTGCACGCAATGTCGGACACCACCGCGGCTGAGGCAGCCGTCGGCAAGACCCGCTTGTCCGTACAGATTTCCACGAAGCTCAACCGTTCCCACGCCGTCGTGGGGGAACAAGCGATGATCCTGCCGACGATGGGCCGCACGGAAATAGACCGCCAGGCGAGCGGCGAGCAGTTCGTCACCGTCGAAGACACCGTCTGCGCGGTACACCGTTCGGCGGGAAGGCTGGAGCCGATCTCCGACAAAGTGTTGTCTGAAGTGGCGATCGTGTGCCGCATGGCCCAGACGGTACTCGGCGATAAAGTCCCCGTTGATTGGCGAGGTTTCGAGGCAAACTACGACTCAGTGCGCGAACACATTTCCCATGTGGTGCCGGGCTTCGAGAACTTCAACCAAAAAGCCCGAAGCCGTGACGGTTTCGTCCTGCCCCATG is part of the Arthrobacter ramosus genome and harbors:
- a CDS encoding FdhF/YdeP family oxidoreductase, producing MDKKPSVVHDSDADLTVGPPKRSAAGLPSLVDSLPRALSQMGPSRTWKSLLAMNQRDGFDCMSCAWPDPPERKLAEFCENGAKAVGWEADPLKVPSGFWDENDVESLAGRSEYWLGQQGRLVEPVYKPAGSSHYRPISWDNAFRIVARELNALESPDEATFYTSGRTSNEAAFVYQLFVRAFGTNNLPDCSNMCHESTGLALGETLGVGKSAVTYTDFAKADLIIIMGQNPGTCHPRMLTALEEAKLAGASIVAVNPLPEAGLINFKNPQRPRGLVGKGTDLADQFLQIRLAGDMALLQAVSKRVLEAEKAAPGAVLDHAFIEEHCQGLEEFQAHIENLDEQDVRAATGLRAEEIDELTSRYLRAEKVIITWAMGLTQHKKAVATIKEIVNLLLLRGNIGKPGAGPSPIRGHSNVQGDRTMGIWEKMPEPFLNALQQEFGFDPPRHPGLDSVDSIRGMRDGRIKVLVALGGNLVHAMSDTTAAEAAVGKTRLSVQISTKLNRSHAVVGEQAMILPTMGRTEIDRQASGEQFVTVEDTVCAVHRSAGRLEPISDKVLSEVAIVCRMAQTVLGDKVPVDWRGFEANYDSVREHISHVVPGFENFNQKARSRDGFVLPHGPRDERKFPTATGKAMFTVNDLETIHVPEGRLLLQTVRSHDQFNTTTYSMNDRYRGVKKGRMVLFAHRDDLADLGLADGGYVDVHSEADDGVDRVLRQLRLIAYPTARGCVTAYYPEANVLVPLDSTAEGSNTPASKSVVVRLEPVAPPG